Proteins from a genomic interval of Equus quagga isolate Etosha38 chromosome 11, UCLA_HA_Equagga_1.0, whole genome shotgun sequence:
- the DUSP14 gene encoding dual specificity protein phosphatase 14 codes for MSSRGHSTLPRTLMAPRMISEGDIGGIAQITSSLFLGRGSVASNRHLLQARGITCIVNATIEIPNFNWPQFEYVKVPLADMPHAPIGLYFDTVADKIHSVSRKHGATLVHCAAGVSRSATLCIAYLMKFHNVCLLEAYNWVKARRPVIRPNVGFWRQLIDYERQLFGKSTVKMVQTPYGVVPDVYEKESRHLMPYWGI; via the coding sequence ATGAGCTCCAGAGGTCACAGCACACTACCACGGACTCTCATGGCCCCTCGGATGATTTCTGAGGGAGACATAGGAGGCATTGCTCAAatcacctcctctctcttcctgggcAGAGGCAGTGTGGCCTCCAACCGGCACCTCCTCCAGGCTCGTGGCATCACCTGCATCGTTAATGCTACCATTGAGATCCCCAATTTCAACTGGCCCCAATTTGAATATGTTAAAGTGCCTCTGGCTGACATGCCTCATGCCCCCATTGGACTGTACTTTGACACTGTGGCTGACAAGATCCACAGTGTGAGCAGGAAGCACGGGGCCACCCTGGTGCACTGTGCTGCTGGCGTGAGCCGCTCGGCCACCCTCTGCATAGCTTACCTGATGAAATTCCACAATGTGTGCCTGCTGGAGGCGTACAACTGGGTGAAAGCCCGGAGGCCTGTCATCAGGCCCAACGTAGGCTTCTGGAGGCAGCTGATAGACTACGAGCGCCAGCTCTTTGGGAAGTCAACAGTTAAAATGGTACAGACACCTTACGGCGTAGTTCCAGACGTTTATGAAAAAGAGTCCCGACACCTGATGCCTTACTGGGGGATTTAA